The following are encoded together in the Spiroplasma apis B31 genome:
- the thrS gene encoding threonine--tRNA ligase, protein MKITLLDGQVKSYSEPKTVLEIANDIAISLGKKCLGALINDKEVVPAQAKIKRDCKLEIITERHELFEQVVNYTAKLATSLALKFCFPKGSAVPQDEKSSEYEFYAFFDYQEGLKLEDLKRVEDKVNEIIKDSPEIIFGKYTKDEYINILRNMGVKEDYIQATIEEDKKKYIDFAIGELYNVPFLSRFATLTNVGQLFKVSLTNLTGSYFQGNSNNQMIYKIHGVTAVNETEFNRKINALEEIKTRDHKYIAKNLEIYNLDPIIGQGLPIWLPNGTVLKQEIKKFLMEKEFEYDFIQIETPVIGTSDLYKKSGHWDHYRNDMFAPMQLPKEEMVLKPMSCPHHISVYNYKQRSYRDLPLRFAEHALQHRYESSGSLTGLERVRAMELTDSHIFARPDQVKDEFVRCFNLIQEVLATFDIKVDYLSLSLRDPKDKEKYFNDDKMWNEAESQLEDVLKELKLDYKKMIGEAAFYGPKLDIQARTALGHEITVSTIQLDFLLPQKFDLSYVGFKGDLLRPIMIHRGLIGTYERFISVLLEQTMGVLPLWCSPVQVEIIPVLATKNSNYAEKVRDKLKNNLIRTHIDNRDERLSYKIRDAQIKKIPYQLVLGDNEEKDNTVTYREYSSSEQITIQLEEFINLLNSKIKDKTYG, encoded by the coding sequence ATGAAAATTACATTATTGGACGGACAAGTAAAGAGTTACAGTGAACCAAAAACAGTTTTAGAAATTGCTAATGACATAGCTATTAGTTTAGGAAAAAAATGTCTAGGAGCACTAATTAATGACAAAGAAGTTGTTCCAGCACAAGCGAAAATAAAAAGAGATTGTAAGCTAGAAATAATAACTGAGAGACACGAACTATTTGAACAAGTGGTAAACTACACAGCAAAACTAGCTACAAGTCTAGCTCTGAAGTTTTGCTTCCCAAAAGGTAGTGCAGTTCCACAAGATGAAAAGTCTTCTGAGTATGAGTTTTATGCATTCTTTGATTACCAAGAAGGACTTAAATTAGAAGACCTGAAAAGAGTAGAAGACAAAGTAAATGAAATAATAAAAGATTCACCTGAAATAATATTTGGAAAATATACTAAAGATGAATACATTAATATTTTGAGAAACATGGGTGTGAAGGAAGACTACATTCAAGCTACAATCGAAGAAGACAAAAAGAAATATATCGATTTTGCAATTGGTGAACTTTACAATGTTCCATTTTTATCAAGATTTGCAACTCTTACAAACGTAGGTCAATTATTTAAAGTAAGTTTGACTAATTTAACTGGTTCTTACTTTCAAGGTAATTCTAATAATCAAATGATATATAAAATTCACGGAGTTACTGCCGTTAATGAAACAGAATTTAATAGAAAAATCAATGCTTTGGAAGAAATCAAAACCAGAGACCACAAATATATTGCTAAAAATTTGGAAATATACAATTTGGATCCTATAATCGGACAAGGACTGCCGATTTGACTTCCAAATGGAACAGTTTTAAAACAAGAGATTAAAAAATTCTTAATGGAAAAAGAATTTGAATATGATTTTATTCAAATTGAAACACCTGTGATTGGTACTAGTGATTTGTATAAAAAATCAGGTCATTGAGATCATTATCGAAATGATATGTTTGCTCCAATGCAGTTACCTAAAGAAGAAATGGTTTTGAAACCAATGAGTTGTCCACATCATATTAGTGTCTACAATTATAAACAAAGAAGTTATCGTGACTTACCTTTAAGATTTGCCGAACATGCTTTACAACATCGATATGAATCATCTGGAAGTTTAACTGGATTGGAAAGAGTAAGAGCAATGGAATTAACTGATTCACACATATTTGCTCGTCCAGATCAAGTTAAAGATGAGTTCGTAAGATGTTTTAATTTGATTCAAGAAGTGTTGGCAACTTTTGATATAAAAGTTGATTACTTATCTTTATCTTTAAGAGATCCAAAAGATAAAGAAAAGTATTTTAATGATGACAAAATGTGAAATGAAGCTGAATCTCAATTAGAAGATGTTCTAAAGGAATTAAAATTAGATTATAAAAAGATGATAGGTGAAGCGGCCTTTTATGGTCCTAAACTTGATATTCAAGCTAGAACGGCTCTTGGTCATGAAATAACTGTATCAACTATTCAATTAGACTTTTTATTACCTCAAAAGTTTGACTTGTCTTATGTTGGGTTTAAGGGTGACTTATTAAGACCTATAATGATTCATAGGGGTTTAATAGGAACTTATGAAAGATTTATTTCGGTATTATTAGAGCAAACAATGGGAGTATTACCATTGTGATGTTCACCTGTTCAAGTAGAAATAATACCTGTATTGGCAACAAAAAATTCAAATTATGCAGAAAAGGTTAGAGATAAACTGAAGAACAATTTGATTAGAACGCACATAGACAACAGAGATGAAAGATTAAGTTATAAAATAAGAGATGCACAAATTAAAAAAATACCATACCAATTAGTGTTAGGTGATAATGAAGAAAAAGATAATACAGTTACATACCGTGAATATAGTAGTAGTGAACAAATAACTATACAATTAGAAGAGTTCATTAATTTATTAAATTCAAAAATCAAAGATAAGACATATGGTTAG
- a CDS encoding formate/nitrite transporter family protein gives MVSKESMDTKEKKIRAEIEELKKLDYSLLDETESFMLNGLLNGFISSINKIRVTFYKQVLLGILSGIILGCGYTACIIASNSLPQFLKESGLGNILMGLIFPGCIILITFLGGGLFTSHVVATIPWLKKAVTTKEYLNGIFGVLIGNLLGTLIFVIVFLVGGGLLLKIGSNSSSVSFMDAAYESGIKKLYELSSFVKSNSNNYTSKMIFLSVLYSFGGAILCNIMVSSTLQLTNSTKNHAAVFLLMIFPIFFFVISGYQHGPANTFFFWIIIARNIFNPENSHGTEIILFLFVSLIPTLFGNWVGGSFVIPGILSLVNKKYTNLLFKKERITLLKNKLSNNKNNKHSIN, from the coding sequence ATGGTTAGTAAGGAAAGTATGGATACAAAAGAAAAAAAGATAAGAGCTGAAATAGAAGAGTTGAAAAAACTCGATTATAGTCTTTTAGATGAAACAGAGAGTTTTATGCTTAATGGATTATTAAACGGCTTTATATCTTCGATTAATAAAATCCGTGTAACGTTTTACAAACAAGTCTTGTTGGGAATCTTGAGCGGTATTATTCTTGGTTGTGGTTATACAGCATGTATTATTGCAAGTAATTCTTTACCTCAATTTTTAAAAGAGTCTGGTCTAGGAAATATATTAATGGGACTTATTTTTCCAGGGTGCATAATATTGATAACATTCTTGGGCGGTGGTTTATTTACTTCACACGTTGTAGCTACAATACCATGACTAAAGAAGGCGGTAACAACAAAAGAATATTTAAATGGTATTTTTGGAGTACTAATAGGAAACCTACTAGGTACATTGATTTTCGTTATTGTTTTCTTAGTTGGTGGAGGTCTGCTCCTAAAAATCGGGTCGAATAGTAGTTCTGTATCCTTTATGGATGCTGCTTATGAAAGTGGTATAAAAAAGTTATACGAATTGAGCTCATTTGTAAAATCAAACTCAAATAACTACACAAGTAAGATGATTTTCTTAAGTGTCCTTTACTCATTTGGTGGAGCAATCCTTTGTAACATAATGGTTTCTTCAACATTACAATTAACTAACTCAACTAAAAATCACGCTGCAGTATTCTTACTTATGATATTTCCAATTTTCTTTTTTGTTATTTCTGGATATCAACATGGTCCGGCCAACACTTTTTTCTTTTGGATAATAATTGCACGCAATATTTTCAATCCAGAAAACTCTCATGGAACAGAAATAATTTTATTTCTTTTTGTAAGTTTGATCCCCACATTATTTGGAAATTGGGTTGGGGGTTCATTTGTAATACCGGGTATTCTAAGTTTAGTTAATAAAAAATATACAAACTTATTGTTTAAAAAAGAAAGAATCACATTATTGAAAAATAAATTATCAAATAACAAAAACAACAAGCATTCAATCAACTAG
- a CDS encoding arginine:ornithine antiporter, with the protein MSNKKDSLPFTEKRKQKKKIKMPTSFTIIFMVLVALMLISWILHYSGVTTTVENSSEPSQKVRIAAIGIVDLFVSIFEGFKDKISIIVFIFSIGAFIYVVMKSKSLDALTQTIAWKFKNKIIWAIPIIVTFLSFLGSTYGLAEEAIGFHMVIIPLMLAAGFDKFTAINTVLLGGGIGPMLATFDPFLIFAAVDASNGNGPEIVSQTDGLIFRLLAFVIVTAFTCSYIMIYANKVHKDPTKSYTFSTLEEDKVFYLSEQTEPVKLTKKRIWINIIFLLTFFIMISYLFAWDKILGYPKDTGPLKDFGDWINNNMPFLASFVPGLGVGDMEHVAAFFLISSLIISFLIWEDEETMVKDLLNGVKDMVGVAFIIGVAGAITVLLKKSYMSNLLSDGINLVGVNINPFVFIIITFLLFLPISLAIPSTTAFATAIFPNWGKLASKVTTGTGVSMVSGSITAFAFANGFCNMISPASGIVVGAAQVGRMDYASLVKGNLKFYAILFILLFILLLIGTSFNYINETVFF; encoded by the coding sequence ATGTCTAATAAAAAAGACTCTTTACCATTTACGGAGAAAAGAAAACAAAAAAAGAAAATTAAAATGCCTACATCATTCACTATAATTTTTATGGTTTTAGTAGCACTTATGCTCATATCTTGAATATTACATTATAGTGGGGTTACAACAACAGTAGAAAACTCTAGTGAACCTAGCCAAAAGGTAAGAATAGCTGCAATTGGTATTGTAGATCTTTTTGTTTCTATATTCGAAGGTTTCAAAGATAAAATCAGTATCATTGTTTTTATATTTTCAATTGGAGCTTTTATCTATGTCGTTATGAAGTCTAAATCATTAGATGCATTAACACAAACTATAGCTTGAAAATTTAAGAATAAAATAATATGAGCTATACCTATTATTGTTACTTTTTTAAGTTTCTTGGGTTCAACTTATGGATTAGCAGAGGAAGCGATTGGGTTTCACATGGTAATTATTCCTTTGATGCTTGCTGCGGGATTTGATAAATTTACAGCTATAAATACAGTATTACTTGGTGGAGGGATTGGACCGATGCTTGCAACATTTGATCCATTCCTGATTTTTGCAGCTGTTGATGCTTCTAACGGAAATGGACCAGAAATAGTTTCGCAAACGGATGGTTTAATTTTTAGATTATTAGCTTTTGTTATTGTTACAGCCTTTACTTGCTCATATATTATGATTTATGCTAACAAAGTTCATAAGGACCCAACCAAGTCATATACATTTTCAACTTTGGAAGAAGACAAAGTATTCTATTTGAGCGAGCAAACCGAACCAGTGAAATTAACAAAAAAAAGAATATGAATAAATATCATATTTTTACTAACTTTTTTCATAATGATATCTTATTTATTTGCTTGGGATAAAATTCTAGGTTATCCAAAAGATACCGGACCTTTAAAAGACTTTGGAGATTGAATAAATAATAACATGCCATTTTTAGCTAGTTTTGTACCCGGTCTTGGAGTTGGAGATATGGAACATGTAGCAGCTTTTTTCTTAATATCATCTTTAATTATCTCTTTTCTAATATGAGAAGATGAAGAAACAATGGTAAAAGATTTATTGAATGGTGTAAAGGATATGGTTGGTGTAGCATTTATTATTGGAGTAGCAGGAGCTATAACAGTTTTACTTAAAAAATCTTATATGAGTAATTTGTTGAGCGATGGTATTAATTTAGTAGGTGTGAATATTAATCCCTTTGTATTTATAATCATAACATTCTTATTATTTCTGCCTATATCATTGGCAATACCTTCCACAACGGCATTCGCAACAGCTATTTTCCCAAATTGGGGGAAATTAGCTTCTAAAGTTACTACAGGAACAGGTGTTTCTATGGTGAGTGGTAGCATAACTGCATTTGCGTTCGCAAATGGATTTTGTAATATGATTTCTCCTGCTTCAGGAATCGTTGTTGGTGCAGCACAAGTGGGTAGAATGGACTATGCATCTCTTGTCAAAGGTAATCTTAAATTCTATGCAATTTTATTTATTCTATTATTTATCTTGCTTTTGATAGGAACATCATTCAATTATATTAACGAAACCGTATTTTTTTAA